From Onychostoma macrolepis isolate SWU-2019 chromosome 05, ASM1243209v1, whole genome shotgun sequence, one genomic window encodes:
- the LOC131541143 gene encoding uncharacterized protein LOC131541143 isoform X2 gives METEINNDFQIVFSEESQSDSTIRCHLSPEISAVDMEIRWFKETECVCFYKNTRLIEGESYKGIMRLCIEELERGIVSLQLKNVRESYVGDYLCQVTRGNRTAEISIRKSLKTNDEVPQKTTKWCRQIDKIWTDEERIKMANSALLAVFNRLEKTDAPKEDLQGVNEMETSTCKWEEQEAHLVDQQPGFSSQKLPDSDVKICIFRNGKTNGHYKDFTHMLQSRIENLREVPTVDESDVILVFCPVVSRAGTDINKALERFTGKTETKLAVLVVLHHTFDPEKPSQTAADVSTGQTYSQWTVCSMRIQDY, from the exons ATGGAGACTGAAATCAACA ATGACTTTCAGATAGTTTTCTCTGAAGAATCTCAATCAGATTCCACCATTCGGTGTCACCTATCTCCTGAAATCAGTGCTGTCGATATGGAGATCAGAtggtttaaggaaacagaatgtgtgtgtttctataAGAACACACGGTTGATAGAGGGGGAGAGTTATAAAGGCATAATGAGGCTATGCATTGAGGAGCTGGAGAGAGGAATTGTGTCCTTACAGCTGAAGAATGTCAGAGAATCATATGTTGGTGATTACCTGTGTCAGGTCACCAGAGGAAACAGGACAGCGGAGATATCAATAAGGAAAT CATTAAAGACCAATGATGAAGTGCCTCAAAAAACAACCAAATGGTGTAGACAG ATCGACAAAATATGGACTGATGAGGAGagaataaaaatggcaaattcTGCATTATTGGCAG TTTTCAACAGGCTAGAAAAAACAGATGCACCAAAGGAAGATCTTCAGGGTGTCAATGAGATGGAAACCAGTACCTGTAAATGGGAGGAACAGGAAGCACATCTGGTTGATCAACAACCGGGATTTTCAAGTCAGAAATTACCGGACAGTG ATGTCAAAATATGTATCTTTcgaaatggaaaaacaaatggCCATTATAAGGATTTTACTCACATGCTACAAAGCCGAATTGAGAATCTGAGAGAAGTTCCAACAGTAGACGAGAGTGACGTTATTCTGGTTTTCTGTCCTGTTGTGTCCCGAGCTGGAACTGACATTAACAAAGCACTTGAAAGATTCACTGGCAAGACAG AAACTAAGCTGGCTGTTCTAGTGGTGCTTCATCACACATTTGACCCAGAGAAACCGTCCCAGACAGCAGCAGATGTGTCAACAGGACAGACATACTCACAGTGGACTGTCTGTTCAATGAGGATCCAGGATTACTGA
- the LOC131541143 gene encoding uncharacterized protein LOC131541143 isoform X1: METEINREKMETEINNDFQIVFSEESQSDSTIRCHLSPEISAVDMEIRWFKETECVCFYKNTRLIEGESYKGIMRLCIEELERGIVSLQLKNVRESYVGDYLCQVTRGNRTAEISIRKSLKTNDEVPQKTTKWCRQIDKIWTDEERIKMANSALLAVFNRLEKTDAPKEDLQGVNEMETSTCKWEEQEAHLVDQQPGFSSQKLPDSDVKICIFRNGKTNGHYKDFTHMLQSRIENLREVPTVDESDVILVFCPVVSRAGTDINKALERFTGKTETKLAVLVVLHHTFDPEKPSQTAADVSTGQTYSQWTVCSMRIQDY; this comes from the exons ATGGAGACTGAAATCAACA GAGAGAAAATGGAGACTGAAATCAACA ATGACTTTCAGATAGTTTTCTCTGAAGAATCTCAATCAGATTCCACCATTCGGTGTCACCTATCTCCTGAAATCAGTGCTGTCGATATGGAGATCAGAtggtttaaggaaacagaatgtgtgtgtttctataAGAACACACGGTTGATAGAGGGGGAGAGTTATAAAGGCATAATGAGGCTATGCATTGAGGAGCTGGAGAGAGGAATTGTGTCCTTACAGCTGAAGAATGTCAGAGAATCATATGTTGGTGATTACCTGTGTCAGGTCACCAGAGGAAACAGGACAGCGGAGATATCAATAAGGAAAT CATTAAAGACCAATGATGAAGTGCCTCAAAAAACAACCAAATGGTGTAGACAG ATCGACAAAATATGGACTGATGAGGAGagaataaaaatggcaaattcTGCATTATTGGCAG TTTTCAACAGGCTAGAAAAAACAGATGCACCAAAGGAAGATCTTCAGGGTGTCAATGAGATGGAAACCAGTACCTGTAAATGGGAGGAACAGGAAGCACATCTGGTTGATCAACAACCGGGATTTTCAAGTCAGAAATTACCGGACAGTG ATGTCAAAATATGTATCTTTcgaaatggaaaaacaaatggCCATTATAAGGATTTTACTCACATGCTACAAAGCCGAATTGAGAATCTGAGAGAAGTTCCAACAGTAGACGAGAGTGACGTTATTCTGGTTTTCTGTCCTGTTGTGTCCCGAGCTGGAACTGACATTAACAAAGCACTTGAAAGATTCACTGGCAAGACAG AAACTAAGCTGGCTGTTCTAGTGGTGCTTCATCACACATTTGACCCAGAGAAACCGTCCCAGACAGCAGCAGATGTGTCAACAGGACAGACATACTCACAGTGGACTGTCTGTTCAATGAGGATCCAGGATTACTGA